One segment of Halococcus salsus DNA contains the following:
- a CDS encoding SpoVR family protein has product MSNTDRITARRIAESLEEPVAEAANLARKLGLRPYAVNYWIVDYDEMNELIAYDGFQTRYPHWRWGMKYDRQRKQNQFLGGKAFEIVNNDDPAHAFLQESNSLADQKAVITHVEAHADFFAHNQWFGLFSGGRTPNAAAMLARHADTIAGYMADPEIEREAVERWIDTIQCLDTNIDRHRAFASASADEPADIEIDDIADQLAELDLESTVVEEVFDDEWLDAQRAEEESATIPPEPEADLLAFFWRHGMAYDEESGKAVEMTDWQRDVLELLRREAYYFAAQRMTKVMNEGWAAYWESMMMGEEAFAGTDEFLSYADHQARVLASPGLNPYKLGKELWEYIENTVNRREVCERLLRVEGITWRNFHDVVDFAAVQDGLEPDPMVAAVDPDCLDALDPADPRVDGEALAEARSGGIDVERYPWKLFTYRGMAERHYSLVKPQNRGFLARTSREELERVSRYLFDDSRYASVDEALADVEYAAGWDRLFEIRESHNDVTFLDEFLTQEFVDDNDYFTYEFTRTTGDYRATSTDYEDVKKKLLLQFTNFGKPTVTVHDGNYNNRNELLLAHHYNGVMLDLEQARQTVERVFDLWGRPVNLKTIVKELDDHDLEVAKRRQREPEPTERGKLIRYDGMDFSVEDVPWEAVEDVAATDVDYDTKPDEWLA; this is encoded by the coding sequence ATGAGTAACACCGACCGCATCACCGCCCGGCGGATCGCCGAATCGCTCGAAGAGCCGGTCGCGGAGGCCGCGAACCTCGCCCGAAAGCTCGGGCTCCGGCCCTACGCCGTCAACTACTGGATCGTCGACTACGACGAGATGAACGAACTCATCGCCTACGACGGCTTCCAGACGCGCTACCCACACTGGCGCTGGGGGATGAAGTACGACCGCCAGCGAAAGCAGAACCAGTTTCTGGGTGGGAAGGCCTTCGAGATCGTCAACAATGACGACCCCGCCCACGCCTTCCTCCAGGAGTCGAACTCCCTCGCGGACCAGAAAGCCGTGATCACCCACGTCGAGGCCCACGCCGACTTCTTCGCCCACAACCAGTGGTTCGGGCTGTTCAGCGGGGGACGGACCCCGAACGCCGCGGCGATGCTGGCGCGCCACGCCGACACCATCGCCGGCTACATGGCCGACCCCGAGATCGAACGCGAGGCCGTCGAGCGCTGGATCGACACCATCCAGTGTCTCGACACCAACATCGACCGCCACCGGGCGTTCGCGAGCGCGAGCGCCGACGAACCCGCCGACATCGAGATCGACGACATCGCCGACCAGCTCGCGGAGCTCGACCTCGAATCGACGGTGGTCGAGGAGGTCTTCGACGACGAGTGGCTCGACGCCCAGCGCGCCGAGGAGGAGTCGGCCACGATACCGCCCGAACCCGAGGCGGACCTGTTAGCGTTCTTCTGGCGGCACGGGATGGCCTACGACGAGGAGTCGGGGAAGGCCGTCGAGATGACCGACTGGCAGCGCGACGTGCTCGAACTCCTCCGGCGCGAGGCCTACTACTTCGCGGCCCAGCGGATGACGAAGGTGATGAACGAGGGCTGGGCGGCCTACTGGGAGTCGATGATGATGGGCGAGGAGGCCTTCGCCGGAACTGATGAATTCCTGAGCTACGCCGACCACCAGGCGCGGGTGCTCGCCTCACCGGGGCTCAACCCCTACAAGCTCGGCAAGGAGCTCTGGGAGTACATCGAGAACACTGTCAATCGCCGCGAGGTCTGTGAACGCCTGCTGCGGGTCGAGGGGATAACCTGGCGGAACTTCCACGACGTCGTCGATTTCGCGGCGGTTCAGGACGGCCTCGAACCCGACCCGATGGTCGCGGCGGTCGACCCCGACTGCCTCGACGCGCTCGACCCCGCCGACCCGCGGGTCGACGGCGAAGCGCTCGCGGAGGCGAGATCCGGTGGGATAGACGTCGAGCGCTACCCGTGGAAGCTGTTCACCTACCGGGGGATGGCCGAGCGCCACTACTCGCTGGTCAAACCCCAGAACCGGGGCTTCCTCGCGCGGACGAGCCGGGAGGAACTCGAACGGGTCTCGCGCTACCTCTTCGACGACTCGCGCTACGCGAGCGTCGACGAGGCGCTCGCGGACGTCGAGTACGCCGCGGGCTGGGACCGACTGTTCGAGATCCGCGAGAGCCACAACGACGTGACGTTCCTCGACGAGTTCCTCACCCAGGAGTTCGTCGACGACAACGACTACTTCACCTACGAGTTCACCCGGACCACGGGCGACTACCGGGCGACCTCGACCGACTACGAGGACGTGAAGAAGAAGCTCCTGCTCCAGTTCACCAACTTCGGGAAACCGACCGTCACCGTGCACGACGGCAACTACAACAACCGCAACGAGCTCCTGTTGGCTCACCACTACAACGGTGTGATGCTCGACCTCGAACAGGCGCGCCAGACCGTCGAACGGGTGTTCGACCTCTGGGGGCGACCGGTGAACCTCAAGACCATCGTGAAGGAGCTCGACGACCACGACCTCGAGGTCGCCAAACGCCGCCAGCGCGAACCGGAGCCGACCGAGCGCGGCAAGCTGATCCGCTACGACGGGATGGACTTCTCCGTCGAGGACGTCCCCTGGGAGGCCGTCGAGGACGTCGCCGCCACCGACGTCGACTACGACACCAAACCCGACGAGTGGTTGGCCTGA
- the nreA gene encoding DNA repair protein NreA, translated as MRLDEYFEEIERDEAAERRELVKEKSYAITDYLDDVEYEFNKRVSGDALLGSTSPSIFVGRSSYPNVSTGLLSPVGHEERAADFETSGQWYDQGFSIEDVFQHRTGLVNTSRKTDVGNVADAWNGFLGTQREVAIADRPVDIEVGLDGPLDVDFSISEADVSSPTGPRAHATSATLTENPHVPRPVKKTLEDDDWRAEGAMNYLYNRGYDVYDINTILSAGALGETETRRLVPTRWSITAVDDTVGKFLRGGVHNATAVDKTEVYYNEYLGNKFWVLLAPGDWEFELVELKAPGSVWNPDPDRGMWIAADREGYDGRTGYVAETAGAYYAARLGVLEHLKERGRQASVLVLRHVTPDYWGPTGVWQVRETVRNAFDAEGGEAESFGNALRDLEPQLPVSLGRLRRKSTMVAGVQSRLDAFA; from the coding sequence ATGCGACTCGACGAGTACTTCGAGGAGATCGAACGCGACGAGGCCGCCGAGCGTCGCGAACTGGTGAAGGAGAAGTCCTACGCCATCACCGACTACCTCGACGACGTCGAGTACGAGTTCAACAAACGCGTTTCGGGTGACGCACTTCTCGGAAGCACCTCGCCCTCCATCTTCGTCGGTCGGTCGTCCTACCCCAACGTCTCGACCGGGCTGCTCTCGCCCGTCGGCCACGAGGAGCGCGCCGCGGACTTCGAGACCAGCGGCCAGTGGTACGACCAGGGTTTCTCGATCGAGGACGTCTTCCAGCACCGGACGGGATTGGTCAACACCTCCCGGAAGACCGACGTCGGCAACGTCGCCGACGCCTGGAACGGCTTCCTCGGCACCCAGCGCGAGGTCGCCATCGCCGACAGACCGGTCGACATCGAGGTCGGTCTCGACGGCCCGCTCGACGTGGACTTCTCGATCTCCGAGGCGGACGTCTCCTCGCCGACCGGCCCGCGCGCCCACGCCACGAGCGCGACCCTCACCGAGAACCCACACGTTCCGCGCCCGGTGAAGAAGACGCTCGAAGACGACGACTGGCGCGCCGAGGGCGCGATGAACTACCTCTACAATCGGGGCTACGACGTCTACGACATCAACACCATCCTCTCGGCGGGCGCGCTCGGCGAGACCGAGACCCGCCGGCTCGTTCCCACCCGGTGGTCGATCACCGCGGTCGACGATACGGTCGGGAAGTTCCTCCGGGGCGGGGTCCACAACGCCACGGCGGTCGACAAGACGGAGGTCTACTACAACGAGTACCTCGGGAACAAGTTCTGGGTCCTGCTCGCGCCCGGCGACTGGGAGTTCGAGCTCGTCGAGCTCAAAGCCCCGGGCAGCGTCTGGAACCCCGACCCGGATCGGGGAATGTGGATCGCCGCCGACCGCGAGGGCTACGACGGCCGGACGGGCTACGTGGCCGAGACCGCAGGTGCGTACTATGCGGCTCGACTGGGCGTGCTCGAACACCTCAAGGAACGCGGTCGCCAGGCCTCGGTGCTCGTCCTCCGGCACGTCACGCCGGACTACTGGGGCCCGACCGGCGTCTGGCAGGTCCGCGAGACGGTTCGCAACGCCTTCGACGCCGAGGGCGGCGAAGCGGAGTCGTTCGGCAACGCGCTCCGCGACCTCGAACCACAGCTCCCGGTCTCGCTCGGGCGGCTCCGCCGGAAGTCGACGATGGTGGCCGGCGTCCAGTCCCGACTCGACGCGTTCGCGTGA
- a CDS encoding transcription initiation factor IIB, producing MTRSTRQRERQAETETEDDEREGVRGCPECESENLVKSADRGELICEDCGLVVEEENIDPGPEWRAFNHAERQQKSRVGAPTTQTMHDKGLTTTIDWKDKDAYGRSISSKKRSQMHRLRKWQERIRTKDAGERNLQFALSEIDRMASALGVPRSVREVASVIYRRSLAEDLIRGRSIEGVATSALYAACRKEGIPRSLEEISEVSRVERKEIGRTYRYVSQELALEMRPVDPKKYVPRFCSELTLSEEVQSKANDIIETTAEKGLLSGKSPTGYAAAAIYAASLLCNEKKTQREVADVAQVTEVTIRNRYQEQIEAMGIHS from the coding sequence ATGACACGGTCCACTCGTCAGCGGGAGCGGCAGGCCGAGACCGAAACCGAAGACGACGAACGAGAGGGCGTGCGGGGGTGTCCGGAGTGTGAGTCCGAGAACCTGGTCAAGAGCGCGGACCGGGGCGAGCTCATCTGTGAGGACTGTGGACTCGTTGTCGAAGAGGAGAACATCGACCCCGGTCCGGAATGGCGGGCGTTCAACCACGCCGAACGCCAGCAGAAGAGCCGTGTGGGTGCGCCGACAACCCAGACGATGCACGACAAGGGGCTGACGACGACCATCGACTGGAAGGACAAGGACGCCTACGGTCGTTCGATCTCCTCGAAAAAGCGCTCCCAGATGCACCGCCTCCGGAAGTGGCAGGAACGGATCCGGACGAAGGACGCCGGCGAACGTAACCTCCAGTTCGCCCTCTCGGAGATCGACCGGATGGCGTCCGCGCTCGGGGTTCCCCGCTCCGTTCGCGAGGTCGCCTCGGTGATCTACCGCCGCTCGCTCGCCGAGGACCTCATCCGCGGGCGCTCGATCGAGGGCGTCGCCACCTCGGCGCTCTACGCCGCCTGCCGGAAGGAGGGCATCCCGCGCTCGCTCGAAGAGATCTCCGAGGTCTCCCGTGTCGAACGCAAGGAGATCGGTCGGACGTATCGCTACGTCTCCCAGGAGCTCGCGCTCGAGATGCGACCCGTCGATCCCAAGAAGTACGTCCCCCGTTTCTGCTCGGAACTCACCCTCTCGGAGGAGGTCCAATCGAAGGCCAACGACATCATCGAGACCACCGCCGAGAAGGGCCTGCTCTCGGGGAAATCTCCCACTGGGTACGCCGCCGCCGCCATCTACGCCGCCTCGCTGCTCTGCAACGAGAAGAAGACCCAGCGCGAGGTCGCCGACGTCGCGCAGGTGACCGAGGTCACCATCCGGAACCGGTACCAAGAGCAGATCGAGGCGATGGGCATCCACAGCTAA
- a CDS encoding PadR family transcriptional regulator: MSETRTVTDRSVARDLTAFQQNILAILSDDAMYGLAIKRELESYYDSEVNHGRLYPNLDDLVELGLVEKSELDKRTNQYELTDEGYDAVTDKLEWTLSKFVTDDDRAETVRDLVETQ; this comes from the coding sequence ATGTCAGAGACACGAACGGTAACGGACCGAAGCGTCGCCCGCGACCTCACGGCGTTCCAACAGAACATCCTCGCGATACTGTCGGACGACGCGATGTACGGGCTGGCGATCAAACGCGAGCTCGAGTCCTACTACGACTCGGAGGTCAACCACGGGCGGCTCTACCCCAACCTCGACGACCTCGTCGAGCTCGGGCTGGTCGAAAAGAGCGAGCTCGACAAACGAACCAACCAGTACGAACTGACCGACGAGGGCTACGACGCCGTGACCGACAAGCTCGAGTGGACCCTCTCGAAGTTCGTCACCGACGACGACCGTGCGGAGACGGTGCGCGACCTCGTCGAGACCCAGTAA
- a CDS encoding DUF7108 family protein produces MVELPTEVADEAERLTRLARTATDPDERAARRERRDDRLAEHGFTARVREDSDGDVLVCYPSEWIVDGEVRTDRIEETDRAVERRLSGTEQGGDWEALATHNNRIAERVADAHGPVHGANARVFADFMSNHRARRVGTATEADRTEFRTEYFVRNAWPTDDQRAAVETSLSLVADVATALENDE; encoded by the coding sequence ATGGTTGAGCTCCCGACCGAGGTCGCCGACGAGGCCGAACGGCTCACCCGGCTCGCACGGACGGCGACCGACCCCGACGAGCGCGCCGCCCGCCGCGAGCGCCGCGACGACCGCCTCGCCGAGCACGGGTTCACCGCACGGGTCCGCGAGGACTCCGACGGCGACGTCCTAGTCTGCTATCCGAGCGAGTGGATCGTGGACGGGGAGGTTCGGACCGACCGGATCGAGGAGACGGACCGGGCGGTCGAACGCCGGCTCTCGGGGACCGAACAGGGCGGGGACTGGGAAGCGCTCGCGACGCACAACAACCGCATCGCCGAGCGCGTCGCCGACGCCCACGGCCCGGTCCACGGCGCGAACGCACGCGTCTTCGCGGATTTCATGAGCAACCACCGCGCCCGCCGGGTCGGGACGGCGACCGAGGCCGACCGGACGGAGTTCCGAACCGAGTACTTCGTCCGGAACGCCTGGCCCACCGACGACCAGCGGGCGGCGGTCGAGACCTCGCTGTCGCTGGTCGCGGACGTGGCTACCGCGCTCGAAAACGATGAGTGA
- a CDS encoding YeaH/YhbH family protein encodes MGLRDDLDRYREVGEERRQDLAEFIQYGDLGGSRPDSVRVPVKIIDLPGFEYDQRDAGGVGQGDGDTPQPGQPVGEPQPGDEDGDPGEDGGDHEYYEMDPEEFAQELDERLGLDLEPKGKRVVEETEGDYTDVSRTGPNSTLDFERMFKQGLKRKLAMDFDRDYVREALRVDGMGPEGVFRWARERHLPVSHAWLNDEYSKLGAAERSRWASIDEMEANVEETKTAARIRSEGIDHVPFRREDERYRYPEVVEEQERNVVVVNIRDVSGSMRERKRELVERTFTPLDWYLTGKYDRAEFVYIAHDAEAWRVEREEFFGIRSGGGTKISSAYELAGRVLDEEYPWSDWNRYVFAAGDSENSSNDTEERVIPLMEGIPANLHAYVETQPSGNAINATHAEEVERHFGDAGNVAVAYVNGADDVVAAIETILNTEDENDE; translated from the coding sequence ATGGGACTGAGGGACGACCTCGATAGGTATCGCGAGGTCGGCGAGGAGCGCCGCCAGGACCTCGCGGAGTTCATCCAGTACGGGGACCTCGGCGGGAGCCGCCCGGACTCGGTGCGGGTCCCGGTCAAGATCATCGACCTCCCCGGCTTCGAGTACGACCAGCGCGACGCGGGCGGGGTCGGCCAGGGCGACGGCGACACCCCACAGCCGGGCCAACCGGTAGGGGAACCCCAGCCGGGCGACGAGGACGGCGACCCCGGCGAGGACGGCGGCGACCACGAGTACTACGAGATGGACCCCGAGGAGTTCGCCCAGGAGCTCGACGAGCGCCTCGGGCTCGACCTCGAACCCAAGGGCAAGCGCGTGGTCGAGGAGACCGAGGGCGACTACACCGACGTGAGCCGGACGGGTCCGAACAGCACCCTCGACTTCGAGCGGATGTTCAAACAGGGGCTGAAGCGCAAGCTCGCGATGGACTTCGACCGCGACTACGTTCGCGAGGCGCTCCGGGTCGACGGGATGGGCCCGGAGGGGGTCTTCCGGTGGGCGCGGGAGCGACACCTCCCGGTGAGTCACGCGTGGCTCAACGACGAGTACAGCAAGCTCGGGGCCGCCGAGCGCTCGCGGTGGGCGAGCATCGACGAGATGGAGGCGAACGTCGAGGAGACTAAGACCGCCGCCCGGATCCGGAGCGAGGGCATCGACCACGTCCCGTTCCGCCGGGAGGACGAGCGCTACCGCTACCCCGAGGTGGTCGAAGAGCAGGAGCGGAACGTCGTCGTGGTGAACATCCGCGACGTCTCGGGCTCGATGCGCGAGCGCAAACGCGAGCTCGTCGAGCGGACCTTCACCCCGCTCGATTGGTATCTCACGGGCAAGTACGACCGCGCGGAGTTCGTCTACATCGCCCACGACGCCGAGGCCTGGCGGGTCGAACGCGAGGAGTTCTTCGGCATCCGCTCCGGCGGCGGCACCAAGATCTCCTCGGCCTACGAGCTCGCGGGGAGGGTGCTCGACGAGGAGTACCCCTGGAGCGACTGGAACCGGTACGTCTTCGCCGCGGGTGACTCGGAGAACTCGAGCAACGACACCGAGGAACGCGTGATCCCGCTGATGGAGGGGATCCCGGCGAACCTCCACGCTTACGTCGAGACCCAGCCGTCGGGCAACGCGATCAACGCCACCCACGCCGAGGAGGTCGAACGCCACTTCGGCGACGCCGGGAACGTCGCGGTGGCCTACGTCAACGGCGCGGACGACGTGGTGGCCGCGATCGAGACGATCCTGAACACCGAGGACGAGAACGATGAGTAA
- a CDS encoding inorganic diphosphatase, with the protein MVNLWTDLETGPDAPETIHAVVECLKGERNKYEYDKDIPGMVLDRVLHSNVHYPHDYGFIPQCYYDDGDPFDVLVLVEDATFPGCVIEVRPVALMGMDDDGEQDDKVIAVPVEDPRFDHIEDLEDIPQQQLDEIEEFFETYKNLEAGKEVETLGWEDKQAAHDAIEHAQELYEEQFG; encoded by the coding sequence ATGGTGAACCTCTGGACGGACCTCGAAACCGGCCCGGACGCGCCCGAGACGATCCACGCCGTCGTGGAGTGTCTCAAGGGCGAGCGCAACAAGTACGAGTACGACAAGGATATCCCCGGGATGGTGCTCGATCGGGTGCTCCACTCGAACGTCCACTACCCACACGACTACGGTTTCATCCCGCAGTGTTACTACGACGACGGCGACCCGTTCGACGTGCTCGTGCTGGTCGAGGACGCGACCTTCCCCGGCTGCGTCATCGAGGTCCGCCCCGTCGCGCTGATGGGGATGGACGACGACGGCGAGCAGGACGACAAGGTCATCGCGGTCCCGGTCGAGGACCCCCGGTTCGACCACATCGAGGACCTGGAGGACATCCCCCAGCAGCAACTCGACGAGATCGAGGAGTTCTTCGAGACCTACAAGAACCTCGAAGCGGGCAAGGAGGTCGAGACCCTCGGCTGGGAGGACAAGCAGGCGGCCCACGACGCGATCGAGCACGCCCAGGAGCTCTACGAGGAGCAGTTCGGGTAG
- a CDS encoding alkaline phosphatase family protein, whose amino-acid sequence MGLFDRIRGDDDAPRVAFFGIDGVPYSLIEDNPDVFENLTAIANEGSSNAIESIVPPESSACWPSLTTGVNPGETGVYGFQDREVGSYETYVPMGRDVQADRVWDRVEDAGRDATVMNVPVTFPPQRDVQRMVSGFLSPGVDEAAYPDEMRNTLNNTGYRIDNNAKLGHDDDKTEFIEDAHDVLDGRFEGFSHYIEQDDWDLFFGVFMTTDRVNHFLFKDYEQDGEYKEEFLDFYKKVDDYLGRLREMLPEDVTMVVASDHGFTTLNHEVHFNAWLEQEGWLSYEDDDHDSLADISEEAEAYAFIPGRFYINLEGREPRGGVPEDQYEEKRAELKAELEALEGPDGEKVCERVVEKEEAFRGDHDDIAPDLVAIPSHGFDLKAGFSGHDSVFATGPRNGMHSFDNTSLFVDEPGVSIGDDTNLFDIAPTLLDYMDVDYDRGEFDGASLR is encoded by the coding sequence ATGGGACTGTTCGACCGGATCCGCGGCGACGACGACGCCCCACGGGTCGCTTTCTTCGGCATCGACGGCGTTCCGTACAGCCTGATCGAGGACAACCCGGACGTCTTCGAGAACCTCACCGCGATCGCGAACGAGGGGAGCTCGAACGCGATCGAGTCGATCGTGCCGCCCGAGTCCAGCGCGTGCTGGCCCTCGCTCACGACCGGCGTGAACCCGGGCGAGACGGGCGTCTACGGTTTCCAGGACCGCGAGGTCGGCTCGTACGAGACCTACGTCCCGATGGGACGCGACGTCCAGGCGGACCGCGTCTGGGACCGCGTCGAGGACGCCGGTCGCGACGCCACCGTCATGAACGTCCCCGTGACCTTCCCGCCCCAGCGCGACGTCCAGCGGATGGTCTCGGGCTTCCTCTCGCCGGGCGTCGACGAGGCCGCCTACCCCGACGAGATGCGCAACACCCTCAACAACACCGGCTACCGGATCGACAACAACGCCAAACTCGGTCACGACGACGACAAGACCGAGTTCATCGAGGACGCCCACGACGTGCTCGACGGGCGCTTCGAGGGCTTCAGCCACTACATCGAACAGGACGACTGGGACCTGTTCTTCGGCGTCTTCATGACCACCGACCGCGTCAACCACTTCCTGTTCAAGGACTACGAGCAGGACGGCGAGTACAAGGAGGAGTTCCTCGACTTCTACAAGAAGGTCGACGACTACCTGGGTCGGCTCCGCGAGATGCTCCCCGAGGACGTCACGATGGTCGTGGCCTCCGACCACGGCTTCACCACCCTCAACCACGAGGTCCACTTCAACGCGTGGCTCGAACAGGAGGGCTGGCTCTCCTACGAGGACGACGACCACGACAGCCTCGCCGACATCTCCGAAGAGGCCGAGGCCTACGCCTTCATCCCCGGTCGCTTCTACATCAACCTCGAAGGTCGTGAGCCCCGGGGTGGTGTCCCCGAGGACCAGTACGAGGAGAAACGCGCCGAGCTCAAGGCGGAACTCGAAGCGCTCGAAGGGCCCGACGGGGAGAAGGTCTGTGAGCGCGTCGTCGAGAAGGAGGAGGCCTTCCGCGGCGACCACGACGACATCGCGCCGGACTTGGTGGCGATCCCGAGCCACGGCTTCGACCTCAAGGCCGGCTTCTCCGGGCACGACTCGGTCTTCGCCACCGGCCCGCGAAACGGGATGCACAGCTTCGACAACACCTCGCTGTTCGTCGACGAACCCGGCGTCTCGATCGGCGACGACACCAACCTCTTCGACATCGCGCCGACGCTGCTCGACTACATGGACGTCGACTACGACCGCGGCGAGTTCGACGGCGCGAGCCTCCGATAA
- the rnhA gene encoding ribonuclease HI, which translates to MPVMECDTEHARERLETAGIAVEPGNTDHERWRATHEGATAVAYEGKLVIQGANPAKLEAIVREAGGRAHCYFDGASRGNPGPAAVGWVIVDSSGIVTEGSERIGETTNNRAEYEALLRVLELARKYGFSTVDVRGDSQLVVEQVRGAWDTNDPGLRERRVRARELLDGFDEWSIEHVPREVNERADRLANEAFDG; encoded by the coding sequence ATGCCCGTGATGGAGTGCGACACCGAGCACGCCCGCGAGCGCCTCGAAACCGCCGGGATCGCCGTCGAGCCGGGGAACACCGACCACGAACGCTGGCGAGCCACCCACGAGGGGGCGACCGCGGTGGCCTACGAGGGAAAGCTCGTGATCCAGGGCGCGAACCCGGCGAAGCTCGAAGCGATCGTTCGCGAGGCCGGCGGCCGCGCCCACTGTTACTTCGACGGCGCGTCGCGCGGCAACCCCGGTCCCGCGGCGGTCGGCTGGGTGATCGTCGACAGCTCGGGGATCGTCACCGAAGGCAGCGAACGGATCGGCGAGACCACCAACAATCGTGCCGAGTACGAGGCCCTGCTGCGCGTGCTCGAACTCGCCCGGAAGTACGGCTTCTCGACCGTCGACGTCCGTGGTGACTCCCAGCTCGTCGTCGAGCAGGTCCGGGGGGCCTGGGACACCAACGACCCCGGGCTCCGCGAGCGCCGCGTTCGGGCGCGCGAACTCCTCGACGGGTTCGACGAGTGGTCGATCGAACACGTCCCGCGCGAGGTCAACGAACGCGCCGACCGGCTGGCGAACGAGGCCTTCGATGGTTGA